Proteins co-encoded in one Patescibacteria group bacterium genomic window:
- the dut gene encoding dUTP diphosphatase, with protein sequence MENQEQKGLFISIDGADGSGKSTQIQILAERFRSLGYEVEIIKFPQYGKKSAGMVEEYLNGKYGDADNVGPYASSIFYATDRYDAKDQIKTWLTQGKIVLSDRYVSANMGHQGGKIDDEEKRKQFFEWLYNLEYEVFQVPKPDINIILHVSSNISKKLLDELEKKKYLENSKQDIHEASSNHLKNANRVYLELNKLFDDFQLIDCSPDNLFLNKEVINQNIWKIISPFLKNKGDYSPDFIKSKGFLYGGELMFHHRKELHDNYTDDFYNILKVEKIFDNAKLPTRSYEHDAGLDLSSVESKTIYPGERAIVRTGLKIAIPEGHVGLVWDKSGLAKTGLNTMGGVIDAGFRGELTINIANVSNNIYNIEIGQKIAQLLIQKIENPLILETKLDDKTERGENGYGSSGLY encoded by the coding sequence ATGGAAAATCAAGAACAAAAAGGATTATTTATCTCCATCGATGGGGCTGATGGTTCGGGAAAATCAACTCAAATCCAAATTCTAGCCGAAAGGTTTAGAAGTCTTGGTTATGAGGTCGAAATAATTAAATTTCCCCAATATGGGAAAAAGTCAGCAGGAATGGTTGAAGAATACCTCAACGGAAAGTACGGTGATGCTGATAATGTTGGGCCATATGCCTCCTCTATTTTTTACGCGACTGATAGATATGACGCTAAAGATCAGATTAAAACCTGGCTTACGCAAGGGAAAATTGTATTGAGTGACAGATATGTATCAGCCAACATGGGGCACCAGGGTGGCAAAATAGACGATGAAGAAAAACGAAAACAATTTTTTGAATGGCTATACAATCTGGAATATGAAGTTTTCCAAGTACCAAAACCAGATATAAACATAATACTTCATGTTTCTTCAAATATATCAAAAAAACTTTTGGACGAATTGGAAAAGAAAAAATACTTAGAAAATTCTAAACAAGATATTCATGAGGCAAGCTCGAATCATTTAAAAAATGCAAATAGAGTCTATCTAGAACTCAACAAGCTTTTTGATGATTTCCAGTTAATAGATTGTTCGCCAGATAATTTATTTTTAAACAAAGAGGTAATAAATCAAAATATTTGGAAAATCATTTCACCTTTCCTGAAGAATAAAGGCGACTACTCCCCTGACTTTATAAAATCTAAGGGATTTTTGTATGGTGGGGAATTAATGTTCCACCACCGTAAAGAGCTTCATGATAATTATACTGACGATTTTTATAATATCTTAAAAGTTGAAAAAATTTTTGATAATGCAAAGCTACCAACTAGGAGCTACGAACATGACGCTGGACTTGATTTATCTTCCGTGGAATCAAAAACTATTTACCCTGGCGAGAGAGCTATTGTCAGGACCGGTCTTAAAATAGCCATTCCTGAAGGTCATGTCGGACTTGTTTGGGATAAAAGTGGCCTTGCAAAAACCGGGCTAAACACAATGGGGGGAGTAATCGATGCCGGGTTCAGAGGAGAATTAACAATAAACATTGCCAATGTTAGTAATAATATTTATAATATAGAAATTGGACAAAAAATTGCTCAATTGCTCATTCAAAAAATTGAAAACCCTCTTATTTTAGAAACAAAATTAGACGACAAAACAGAACGAGGAGAAAATGGCTATGGATCTAGTGGATTATATTAA
- a CDS encoding adenylate kinase has translation MNIILFGPQGSGKGTQAKLSSKKHSVPHISTGDIFRENIKNKTELGQKIEKIINSGTLVPDEITNEIVKDRLSKNDCQNGFILDGFPRNLYQARFLNSFVEIDLALEIWISDTEAVKRIGLRRTCPSCGAVYHLTHIIPKNEGLCDVCEETLIKRDDDKEEAIKKRLATYHSQTEELTTYYAEKEVYIKIDGMGSVEDVNKEVSKIIDN, from the coding sequence ATGAACATAATACTATTTGGTCCACAAGGATCAGGAAAAGGAACTCAAGCAAAACTAAGTAGTAAAAAACATTCTGTCCCCCATATTTCTACTGGTGATATATTTAGAGAAAATATTAAAAACAAAACTGAGCTAGGGCAAAAAATTGAAAAAATAATTAACAGTGGTACTCTTGTTCCCGATGAGATAACGAATGAAATCGTCAAAGATAGATTAAGTAAAAATGATTGTCAAAATGGCTTTATTCTAGATGGGTTCCCCAGGAATCTATATCAAGCTCGATTCTTGAATAGCTTTGTTGAAATTGATTTAGCCCTTGAAATATGGATTAGTGACACTGAGGCTGTAAAAAGAATTGGCCTTAGAAGGACTTGTCCGAGCTGTGGAGCTGTTTATCATCTCACTCATATTATTCCCAAAAACGAAGGCCTCTGTGATGTATGCGAAGAAACATTAATAAAAAGAGATGACGACAAAGAAGAGGCTATTAAAAAAAGATTGGCAACCTATCATAGCCAAACTGAAGAATTAACCACTTACTATGCAGAAAAAGAGGTTTATATAAAAATAGACGGAATGGGAAGTGTTGAAGATGTAAACAAAGAGGTCTCTAAGATAATTGATAACTAG